The following nucleotide sequence is from Salvia miltiorrhiza cultivar Shanhuang (shh) chromosome 7, IMPLAD_Smil_shh, whole genome shotgun sequence.
CGAAACGTCGCTACGGTCATGAGCATTTTCAAATTAGCTTCCGACGCCGACGTGTCAGCTTTAGTGAGCCGAAATTTTGACTTATGCTATAAAATGAACAACAAAGTTGGGGCTAAGGAGTGAACATTGGATCGAAATTATGGGTATTTTATAAAATCTATGTTGTTGAAATTAAGCAATAAGTTGATTAATATTGTGAGTGGCGTTGAACAGAGCAGCTAAGCTGAATATGAAGGTGGAATGGGGAGATGATGGAGCAGTAAAGACGATAATGGGGCCGATGGCGGCGATCAAGGAGGACGAGACGAGGCGGCATCGGAAGATTTGGTTCAATAGCATGGTGGCTGCTTACACGGGGTGGGAGGATAAACGGAACGATCCAAAGAAGGCGGTGACTTTTGGCGACGGAAGTCTGTTGCCGGATGATGTCATCTACGATTGCCTCAGAATTTTGGAGGAGGAAAGTGTCGCTATTCCGTGGCAAAAAGGTGACGTTTTGTTGATCGACAATATGGCTGTTCTTCACGCGCGAAAGCCGTTTACCCCTCCTCGCAGGATTTTGGCTTCTCTCTGCAAGTGATAAAATGTGGATTTTATGTTTTCGTTCCTCAAGAATTACTAATTTACTAGtactataatatatattcatacTAGATACTATACAATGTATAATgatctttcctttttttaacaatttttttaaagccATGTTTctttaagggtaaatatcatgaaaaccttTAAACTATACCCACTTTATTAAAAATACTCTGAtggctcgtttggttttcagtaaaggattatgtaggataatttgtaaccaggatatttagcgtggataatgacagattattaatattgagttggtgtttgctatcatggctaaatacagaatattctggtttaagttaatcctagggggaggtggtattattaatcctaagaaatccgGATTAATAATACAgggtcgtgggattaaaccgggtcatccgcattattactaaataataccaaacactagattgatttgtactaaattagctaatacagtgtattaacCAATATCAATTATCAAACACGCCCTGAAACttttaaaatgttctctaaaccctcaaattattaagtttttatcaaatatattccacatctatttttcgatcaccagaaatgtgatgtggctcgccgaatgccacaatgtaatatatatatatatatatatatatatatatatatatatatatatattaaatgacATGgtaaaaacgacttcgttttgtaccatatcatttttaaaaaatccactatgaaatttaaaattcacttctaTCATGTTTGAAATTCACGTAAATATGATAGAAGTTATTCTTAtatcgtgtttatccctaattctaggttattagcgtgaatttcataTATGATAGaggtgaattttaaatttcagagtggattttcttttaaatgatatggtacgaaacgcttcgtttttgtcattgcatttaaaaaaaaatactccctccatccgcgatatcgtttccacatttgctgTTTCGGTCCGTCTGCGATGTTTCCACTTCGGGCTATTCggattgtaatttttatcgggttgaaaattttcaaccctaactcTGTTGGATTGAGCCAGCCCACAGATTTCGGGGTGAATTGACATTCCTAGTTATTTCTATCCATATattgtactcccttcgtcccacgaatcttgacacgtattcttttttgagtcgttccacgaatcttgacacgtttatTATCTTctactttattattttctatcttctactttatcacttttatactttattacctatacacttaaaacattaatctacaatttcttaattctcgtgtcaaAATCAAACGtggtgggacggatgaagtatacaattaaaaaaaattcgataCTTATATCATtagtaaataataaaattttaaatataaaaataaaataaatagttctcaaaaaaaaaattcctaaaTCACTACCCAGCCCAGCAGCTTCGTCCGTCGCCGGCGGCCCCAGTCCAGCCATCCAGTTTTAATTGGCAATAACGCGCGCCGACCGAGTTTCTGCTTGCATCCCAACTCTAGTCTAGTATATCCGAATGTTCCAAATTCAAACCCTCCAACCGACTCACCTCCCAACACCCTTACGCCGCCGCATCTCCGCCGCCTCCTCTTCAGCACTCACAGTCCCCATCTCCACCACCAACAAAAATCACTCAATCCAGACCCTCTGCAGAAAGGGCAAACTGAAACAAGCTATCCACTTGCTATCAAACGAGGACAATCCAACGCAGCACACCTACGAGCTCCTCATACAATCCTGCGCCCAGAAAAAGAGCCTCTCCGACGCATTCACTGTTCACAACAACCTTACCGAAGATGGCTTCCATGAGGACCCTTTCTTGGCCACGAAGCTCATCAACATGTATGCGGAACTCGGCTCGGCGCCTCACGCCCGCAAGGTGTTCGATGAAATTACGGACAGAACGATATATGTTTGGAACGCCATTTTTCGTGCTCTGTCTCTGTTGGGCGACGGAGAAGAGGTTCTGAGATTGTACAGGAGGATGAACTCGATCGGGATGCCCTCCGATCGCTTCACTTACACGTATGTGCTCAAGGCGTGCGTCGTTTCCGGTTCCCAGCTCCCTTTGTGTGGGAAGGAGGTTCACGCTCAAGTTCTGCGCCGCGGCTACGAGAGCCACCTCCATACAATGACTACTTTAGTCGATATGTATGCGAAATTCGGGTGTGTCGAGAGTGCTAGGGTGGTTTTCTCTTCAATGCCGGTTAAGAATCCGGTTTCTTGGAGCGCTATGATCGCGTGTTTTGCCAAGAATGCAAGGCCGTTGGAAGCGCTAGAGCTTTTCCGAGAGATGATGCGTTATGATGTGTCGCCTAATTCAGTCACCATGGTCAGTGTGATTCAAGCCTGCGCGGCGGTGTCTGCGTTGGAACAGGGGAAGTTGATACATGGCCATATACTTAGGAAAGGTTTTGATTCGATTTTACCGGTTATGAATGCCCTCGTGACTATGTATGCTAGATGCGGCGATCTTGAATTGGGGGAGAATGTATTCAATCAGATGGGTAAGAGGGATGTTGTTTCTTGGAATTCCATGATTTCAAGCTATGCAATTCACGGCCTCGGATCAAAAGCTCTTGCAATATTTCAGGAGATGGTGAAACTGGGCGTATCGCCTACTCCAATATCGTTCATCAGTGTGTTGGGAGCTTGCAGCCATTCGGGACTTGTTGATgagggcaaattgttgttcgaGTCCATGGTGAAAGAGCATGGGATTCGCCCTAGTGTGGAGCATTATGCTTGCCTCGTGGATCTTCTTGGCAGAGCTAATAGACTAGACGAAGCGGCTAGGGTCATAGCTGATATGCGGGATGAGCCAGGGCCGATGGTGTGGGGCGCTCTCCTTGGGTCGTGCAGGATTCATTGCAATGTCAAACTTGCAGAGAGGGCGAGCAGGAGGCTGTTCGAGCTGGAGCCCACGAATGCAGGGAACTATGTGCTTCTTGCTGAGATATATGCGGAGGCAAAGATGTGGAATGAGGTGAAGAGAGTGAAGAAGCTCTTGGAAGACAAGGGGCTGCAGAAGGTGTCTGGTTGCTGCTGGATTGAAGCTAAGAAGAGGGTCTACTCGCTTAGGTCTGTGGATGAGCTGAATCCGCAAATAGAGCTGATCCATGCTTTGGTGGTGAAGCTGTCGGAGGAGATGATGGAGCAGGGGTATGAGCCGGAGACAAAGGCTGTGTTGTACGAGCTCGATACTGAGGAGAAGCAGCGTGTGCTGTTGGGGCATAGTGAGAAATTAGCAGTGACGTTTGGTTTGATAAATTGCAGTAGAGGAGAGACCATAAGGATCAGCAAGAATTTGAGGTTGTGTGAAGACTGTCACTCCTTCACCAAGTTCATGTCCAAGTTTGCAGATCGAGAGATTATGGTTAGGGATATTAATCGGTTCCACCATTTCAAAGATGGGGAGTGCTCTTGCGGGGATTATTGGTGAACTCATTCTGATCTTCAATTCCATCAGCTCAAAAATGATGTGGTAAATGTTGATGTTATTGTTTGTTTTGTAAATCCATGTTCGTTATATATGTATTAATGTAATGCAcgggaaatatttttatacttttttcaTATCTATAAAATCGTTATATACCCgattaaaattcaatttttttgtttgataGTCTTTGCAGCTGGctttgttttatgtttttgaGCCTTGATATTATAATTTTGTCCAAACCTTTGTTCCTCTCCCATTGTTACTTCTACATCTACATGGAGCCATTTCTTTTTGTTTGCTTGTGTGTTTGTATATTCAGGTCGTGGTGTATAAAATGAGCTTTAGCTTACGAGTaaggatgtcaatcgggccagcccaccgggttttcgggctagccctatcgggttccgggttagtcgggtgcgggctaatcgggttagagattttttcgggttgtaaatcttcaaccctaaccctaaactttcgggtttcgggctagcccatcgggctaatcaggttaaaggcgtaaaaataaaattatcatttgtattttattattcctaatgatctaatgtataatgtataaaatatacataaatattaaatatataaattatatagcaaagcatgaaatgcaaaaatataagatattcaagattacataaacaaaattatattaaaatgagatagtaaaatttaacatgtatcaatgcactagaatcaatttggattattactgaataattagtggatttgtcaTGCATGTCttattgacagaaaaaaaaaaaaaaaattggtatcactttaaaatgatatactaataatcaatttctacaaaaaaatcgtaattaatttcacattttttaatgagattgcacacacacacacatatattctaactaattaatttcactttttttaatgaggctacatatatatatttaagcaaataccatagatctaaacataacagaagttgtaactggatgcatcagtcacaatttcgtcagcccatcgggttttcgggctagccctatcgggtttcgggttagtcgggtgcgggctgatcgggctggaggtttttttcgggttgcgatttttcaaccctaaccctctaattttgtcgggttattcgggtcggcccacgggtttcgggctgcattgacatccctacttacGAGTGATGTATAAGTCTTTTGAATTTGGGATACGACAAAATGCGTCACTTGTCATtcctatattaatatatttaatacatCAATGtaagaattttaaaagaaaactACTTTTTGTAATACTAGTATTTAGCAAGCGATGAAAGAATTCTAAAAGAAAAGAATGTATGCAACACACAATCAAAATCTATGCTTCTATACACAAAAACTACACGCGAGACAGATGAATAGAGATCAAAAATGGCAGTTTTTTGCAATTGGGAAAAGATTTCCTTATCTGCCTTGAACAAGACCGCTGAACACTTGACTGTTTCCGGCAAGAGTTGCTTCCCACTCCACCGATGACAAGAGTATCTGCGAAAGAGATATCACTACTTGCTTCATGTCTGGTCTCAAAATGGGATCCTCATCCACACATTGCTTCGCCAAAATCGCCACCTGCAACACTCGCGCTCAGACCAATGCCTTCACAATCTTGTCCGAAACTTAGTTTGCAGCGTAAACTTACCTTGAAAAGACAGTCATGGGGATACAAATCCATGAAACTAGGATCGGCGTGATCCTTCAAGCTTGACATGGTCATGGAGTCGGGCGAGTTCCTCAGCGCTGCCACCATCTGAAGTTTCACCAGAATCTCGGTATTTAATTTTACCTTTTGAAATGAATGTGAAATCAGAGAAACTGGAGTAATTATCACTTACAATTGACACTAACGAGCGCCTTTCAGCACTCCTCGTCATGGCCTCCTTCCCGGAGACCATCTCGAAAAGCACCACACCGAATGCATAAACATCACTTTTGGTCGTTGCAAGGCCGTCCCTCAAGTATCTACACGAACCAGAGAGTGAAATCAATCCAATCATCGTCTAGAAAAAAGGGAAACGCAAATAATCAAGGCGTTACTACTTACTCAGGAGCTAGGTAGCCATACGTTCCAACAACTCTGGTGACCGACTCTTCCCCATCATTTGCCGATGCAACAAGCTTGGCCAAACCAAAATCTGATATCTACACAAGCAAAAAACCAATCAGCTGAAGTAAACGGTACGTGTTGGAAGCTGTCAGCATACATTTGATGCAGAACAGAAAACGAACCTTTGCTCTGAAGCTTCCATCGAGTAGAATATTGCTTGTTTTGATATCACGGTGTACATAGTGAGGTTTTGTGTGCTCGTGTATGTACTCCAGGCCTCTAGCAGCATCGAGTGCTATTTGAAGTCTCATAATCCAGGATAGTGATGTATGGCCTATCGAAAATCACGAATAAATATTTCAACATCAAATGAGAGAACTACAGTGCAAAAACCATGACTTATTAATCTATCTCTATTGTGTGTCCTTTAGTTGTAAACATCGACATGCATACTGATATAGGAGCATTGCAAGGACGGGACATAATCAGAAAATAACATTGTCAAGATCTCCCTTAAGAGAATAAGAATATTCGAGAAAAGGGAATTCAAGAAACACATTTTCACAGAAGCTCACCTTTGTTCTGAGGGTCGTGCAAGTGACTTCTAAGTGAACCCTTTTGAGCATATTCATATATGAGAAAGAGGTCATCACCAGTAGCTGTGTAACCGATCAATTCTACCtttagaaatagaaaaaaaaaaaaaaaaaacacaagtcAACTATCCATTTCAAGGAAGATTACTTTTATCTTTGGAAGGCAAGAGCGAGAACAGTGATTGGCATTACCAAATTTGTATGGTGAACTTTGCATAGCACTTTCATCTCTGCCATAAATTCTTTGGTCTTGGTAGCAGTCATTTTTTTAACAGCCACTTCCTGAAATTTCATGCATGTTTACTCTGTTCAGGAAATTTATCCGATGTTTGATATCATCATCATTAGCAAACTCGAAAGAGTAGCAGACCTGGTCCTGTAGGAGGCCATAATACACCGAGCCATATGTTCCATGTCCCAAAAGATTAGAATCGGAAAAGCCATCTGTTGCAGACAGAATATCTTCGTATGTGAAAACTAACGGCTTCTCCACCTCAAAGACATCGGTTCCTATAACTGGAGAAAACAAGCACCATAGACAAAGCTTCGTCATTTATGCCATAAACACCACTTGCTAGCTCAGAAACTATCACAGCCTTCATTGAGACTGAATTTGATTAACAGAAGTCGAAACTATTACAGAAGAGTAGTAGCAACATTTTGTTCATCAGAATTCATCAGTCACGGTTAATTCACGAGTGATGCTAATTCAAATGAAATTATAAACAGCATTTAGTCGTATACTTCATCATTGACCCTGTTGCATCAAGAAACTTGGTTTGATGTTTATACCTGTAGGAATGTTCATATGGCGATTACTAGATTCCCCATTAGGTCTGTGGAAGTCTCCCGACTTGCCACATATGGACCTTCCTGAAGCGCAGCAGAAACTTGTGTTCCGCAGAATGTGAAATTTGTGAGAGCTCTTCGCATCAGAGTCTTTTGCCTGACTTCCTTGGGATCCTCTGCAACAGCCCGATGATCTCAAGAAAACGAAAAGTAGCACCATCACGATAATAAGAGCCAAACCAACAGCCAGACTTCCAATGATCCACCAATAAGGTACGTGACTTTTTTTGTTCACCTGATCTCCTGCCAAAAACATAAGACTATATGTTTATGAGTTTATGAGTTATGTGTTGCTGTATGAGATGGTACAAGCAAGCTATGTTAGATAAAAAGAGATACATTAGCAGATAGCCTAGTTCCTGCTCGTGTGCATGCACGAAACATGAATCTCTAGACGACTGTTTCAAACTCCAACTAGACAAACTATAAACTATAAAAAGTGAAGATCTGCCATTTAGACAAACCATGATCAAGAACTAGAAAGATAGCATATTGGAATGAGAGGCGAGAGGTCTCGTCAGGCATCTCAACTGATCAGGAGGCCATCTTTCAGATCATTTCAATGGACAACATAGCTAATCACATACATGACATGAAGCTATCAACAAAGTTGAGCACATCTGAAGAGGAAAATTACATACCTACAATGCTACCAATAGACGGAGCTGGAGCTGGAGCTGGAGTCGGGGTTGTCTCATTCTTTACAGGATAAGGCTCACCAGGAACTGAAATATGGTTATAATCAAAGTCAGAATGGAATAGAAGGAACTCGAAGAATATAATGTAACAAATCCTATTAAGAATTTGAACAACAAAACAAGAAATTCAAATTAGCACTGTTAAGTACTCATCAAGCTATTACTAATTTACTACGGCAGGAAGTTCAGAAGACTCACAAGTCTAACATGACCCGACTAATACTTTTAAGGGGTAAACTTCTTACTAGAACTACCTACTAGGGTTGCAAGCATGACCTGAGTTGTAGTTTTGGACTTCTTGACACCTTTTAGTCAGTTCCAAAAGACTTGTTGTTTGAGTTAGTGCTTACAAGTTACACCCTCATAAATGTTCATAGCTGTTTGTGGATAACCAGAGCATGACAGCATAGCTCACATAAATTGGTATCACGATCATTCATTGAGGACCTTGACATCTTCATCAGGCTCAACTACATAATTAGAGAATTTCACAGTACAATGTCGAACACAGTCCACACTACTAGCTCATAAGGACCTGGTAGCACCAGCCCATCTCGGTGAACCATGGCCAAGGTTGTTTCCAGTTGGCCCAAATCAAAGTCAAGAATTATACCATTATTCCCCTCTACAATAAGGTAAGCCCAACTCCACAGTTAGAATCAGAAAGCAAACTTTAGGAAATGCCTCATTGTATAAGCATTCAAGTTCCTCATTGCACTAAAAAGATAATCTCTAAGTTCTCTTCTCTTTCCATAAACGCATTCGACTGATATTTGCCACCACATTACTCGCACATTATTGAATTTAACGTTGTGCAACATCATGACATCCGTGTTCAATCCATGATGTatgtttttcaattcttttgtaTCTACTACATATTTAACCCAATTTGATCCACCTGGACAGCATTGCCAAACCATGCCCACCATTTCAAACAAAATGCATAAATCTTTTTTGCTCCAAATGAACCAGCCTACACTCTACTTCGTCGGCATCAATACAAAACAACACAAACCACACTTTAGTTGTCAGAAAACCATAATCTTTCTTCTTTACCACAGCTGATGTCTGCTGAGAACAGCTtttaaacaaagatcaataaCACTGAGTACCACTCAAACCCAGAAATCTCATCACATATGACAGCACAAGaatccattaaaaaaaaaaacaaaaaacaaaataatgaatttaacaaaaataaataaaatcagaaacTGCAAAAACCATACCAGAATTCAGTGGTATGTAGTAGAGAGCCCCAACAGTGACATTATCAGGATTAGCAATCTCATTAACACTCTCAATACTATCCATACTAACTCCAAACCTGCTAGCCAGAGACTCCACACTATCTCCCTCTTGCATCACATAGCTCATCATATAATTCCACAGCCCACTTGAGCAACCACACATCAGCCTCAACGACACCACCGCGCCTCTCTTCGCCGCCCTCGTGAGATTCGAGGGAAAATAGGCCAACCCATCATAGGATTCTCTCACTAGACCATAAACAGATCCATTATTCTCTCTGACTGTAAAAGTTGTATTGGTCAAGTATTTATGCAGCTCCAAAGCGCAAGAACAGTTCTTTTTTATAAAAACGTAGTCCCTCCCATTTCCTTCAACGGTTACGTCTTCTTGCAACACATCAAACATGCTTAAGATCACTGGGAGACTCTGCTGTGTAGAGGGCTTGAAGGCTAGAAACGATGTGCATAAACGAGATGTGTCTGTACAATTGAGAGGAGCTGGATACTCTGCTGCGGCAAAAACTTGAAATTTGAGTAGGAGATGAAGAACAATCAAGATTGATTCTTTCTGACGACCCATTTGCTTCAAGCAGCAGAAATTCTAATCTTGATGAATGCCCAGCAAGAAAAATGGGATCTTTCTATTGGAATTGGAAACCAAAATGAAATCTTGTTTGAATTTGTCAGCAACAAATGACAGCTGAAACAGAAAGGTATCCAAGAAGGGGAGCAATAAGAAGAAAGAAGACTAATTTAAGGGGATTATGAAAGGGAATTATGGATTAAAATTTGATGGAGGGAGTGAGAGAAAGAGGAAGGAGAGCAGAGCATTTTCCCTGTTTTGGGTTAttgttttgtttgtttcttGGCTGAAAATAAGGGGCAGGGTGATTACTGACTGATAACTGCAACGGTACAGTGTAGAAAGAGAGAAAGCGACTGccaatagagagagagagagagaggattaaTCTAATCTTTTGCTTCAActgcttttctttttcaattttgtagTGCACAAGCAACCTCGACATTGTTCAATGGAAAGATGGCTTCACTTTTAAGATTAAACAGCCTTCAAAGCAATAAATTTAATAGTATTTGACTTAATGCATCATCATTAGACTTTGATGATGATTATTATTCCAGCTGGATTTACTCAGCTTTGTAGGATTAAATCACTGTTTTTCTTGCATTAATATTTTAATGGATAGTTTATTCAGTGTGACCTGTTTTTAGACATGATAAGTTTTACTAACTGTTCACGCTGGAAAGAAATGtagatttattttatgttgggataatactttattttctaatataaaataaaatctagagCAATAGTACAAGTGATCTCTATTTTGAAAGAGAAATCAAAATATAGTAGTAATATATACTTGCATTTATAACAAACATTGAGTGCTATCAATGTAACAACAACCAAAGTACTCAAATATGCAgcatcttaaattaaagcttgatttgttatttttattaattatttgaagttaaatgTAGAATGAAtaaattgagttttaatttttatactataatttataaaattaatgattttaCGAAGTATTAGAATCAAAACGAGTATATAAaatcaaaaggaaaaagatAATTGTTAGGGCTAAACTATCTTTAATAATATTTCATCTCTTTTGGATAATTATCATTTGAAGTGTATAATTAGTCCAAGAGAAAAAGGTCTTGGACAACTCGACCATGTGAAGTATGGAATATAGAGTTGCCCTTTTGCGTAGAAATAAAAAAAGTGGGAAATTCCGGATACAAAGCATTATTTTCTGAAATAAAATGTGGGgaagggagattttttttttttttttgagacgagAAGGGAGATATTTTATTTGTGGGGAATATGCTAACATGAATAGTATATTTACTATTTATTGGAATAATCTTATTTAATTAGTTGGCATTTTCGCAACGAAGCCCGGCTGGCATCGGGAAAGGGAAAACACACTTGGCTTTGAACAGTTGTAGTTGGGCCCCACACACTTGGCCTTGGCGCGCTTTACAGCATCCGAGAAATCGCCAATTAATAATGTAAATCATTTATTTTTCACTTATTatgtgtaaaataaaaatgtaagaAGTTGATGATGATTATAAGAACAAAATAGAAAGTTTTAGAtaattttattatgaatttttaagaggataaaataaaaatttaaatataacacTTATCTGAGAATTGATGAAATAATTAACTATGCACTACTCAAAATTTGGAGCTGATGCAAGTCTGttattgaatttaatttaatgtttcGAATTATTCATATACAACGAATGTCGACTATATAGCATTTAGCAATTTCAATTTTCCTCAGGAATAAGTTGAACCTCCTATCAGTGGCTCTTATTATAGTAAAAAATCTGTTTTATTGCCtgtaaaaatacaaattttgaaGAATAGTAAAATGATGAACCCGTTAAAATAGAGTAATAGGGTGAAACATAGAATAGGACAATAATATGATAGGAAAATGAAGACATGTAACTAAATTTTTTTACTGTTAAACATTTGTACGAAATAACAAAAAGAAGTCTTTATTTTTAAGCATGGAGTCAGAATGGGGACATGTGTGGGTGGTTTGACTGAGTGGGCCTGCACGTGCACTGGACACAACTAATAACAATACGGCAAATGGGCCCAAATAATAACTGCTACACtaatgaatataaatataaataacaataaAGTTGTAGTCATATTATAGCTGCCCACACGTTACTTAAATACTAAAAATATTAGTACTCTCTTGTTCCACTGAAAAtgatatgtattttattttgagttgtcccaATATATGAAATCtatcatttttaataaatttatatcttcttcttaattaatgcgatgaaaagttttgagccacttatagtgagACGGAAagagtaatatttaatttaatttgtaaataaaaaataatttaattatttcatatattATCTACATTCTagttattttagtttttaaaaaaaataaaaaatacaaaaaattagtaattacaatatgaataatataataaaataaataaattgtatttatttaataataaattaaatattgtttAATTAACTAATTTGTAGGCCGCCACAATATGACTATTTAGCATCACTTATTAAATAAATGAGTCATGTCATTTCGCTACGATATGGGTGACCACAGTTCCTACTCAAATAAAAATCGATTTATATAATTGTTTTACAATTATTATGTATTTAACTAATAATCATGTTCTCTCTTTAGAAttgatgaaaaatgaattaTCGCGTAAAAAGCATTTGAACACTAAAtagaattattaatttattatttttcttctaaTTCATATTTACTAAAATAACTT
It contains:
- the LOC130992513 gene encoding pentatricopeptide repeat-containing protein CRR2, chloroplastic, whose protein sequence is MFQIQTLQPTHLPTPLRRRISAASSSALTVPISTTNKNHSIQTLCRKGKLKQAIHLLSNEDNPTQHTYELLIQSCAQKKSLSDAFTVHNNLTEDGFHEDPFLATKLINMYAELGSAPHARKVFDEITDRTIYVWNAIFRALSLLGDGEEVLRLYRRMNSIGMPSDRFTYTYVLKACVVSGSQLPLCGKEVHAQVLRRGYESHLHTMTTLVDMYAKFGCVESARVVFSSMPVKNPVSWSAMIACFAKNARPLEALELFREMMRYDVSPNSVTMVSVIQACAAVSALEQGKLIHGHILRKGFDSILPVMNALVTMYARCGDLELGENVFNQMGKRDVVSWNSMISSYAIHGLGSKALAIFQEMVKLGVSPTPISFISVLGACSHSGLVDEGKLLFESMVKEHGIRPSVEHYACLVDLLGRANRLDEAARVIADMRDEPGPMVWGALLGSCRIHCNVKLAERASRRLFELEPTNAGNYVLLAEIYAEAKMWNEVKRVKKLLEDKGLQKVSGCCWIEAKKRVYSLRSVDELNPQIELIHALVVKLSEEMMEQGYEPETKAVLYELDTEEKQRVLLGHSEKLAVTFGLINCSRGETIRISKNLRLCEDCHSFTKFMSKFADREIMVRDINRFHHFKDGECSCGDYW
- the LOC130992512 gene encoding lysM domain receptor-like kinase 3 translates to MGRQKESILIVLHLLLKFQVFAAAEYPAPLNCTDTSRLCTSFLAFKPSTQQSLPVILSMFDVLQEDVTVEGNGRDYVFIKKNCSCALELHKYLTNTTFTVRENNGSVYGLVRESYDGLAYFPSNLTRAAKRGAVVSLRLMCGCSSGLWNYMMSYVMQEGDSVESLASRFGVSMDSIESVNEIANPDNVTVGALYYIPLNSVPGEPYPVKNETTPTPAPAPAPSIGSIVGDQVNKKSHVPYWWIIGSLAVGLALIIVMVLLFVFLRSSGCCRGSQGSQAKDSDAKSSHKFHILRNTSFCCASGRSICGKSGDFHRPNGESSNRHMNIPTVIGTDVFEVEKPLVFTYEDILSATDGFSDSNLLGHGTYGSVYYGLLQDQEVAVKKMTATKTKEFMAEMKVLCKVHHTNLVELIGYTATGDDLFLIYEYAQKGSLRSHLHDPQNKGHTSLSWIMRLQIALDAARGLEYIHEHTKPHYVHRDIKTSNILLDGSFRAKISDFGLAKLVASANDGEESVTRVVGTYGYLAPEYLRDGLATTKSDVYAFGVVLFEMVSGKEAMTRSAERRSLVSIMVAALRNSPDSMTMSSLKDHADPSFMDLYPHDCLFKVAILAKQCVDEDPILRPDMKQVVISLSQILLSSVEWEATLAGNSQVFSGLVQGR